In a single window of the [Limnothrix rosea] IAM M-220 genome:
- a CDS encoding c-type cytochrome has translation MNKKVVQIIVIAMIILLALPVLIAPALSAELPSGEQVFESTCAGCHINGGNIIRRGKNLKQRAMEKHGYTSVESIAEIVANGKGNMSAYGDRLTSEEIQAVSEYVLAQSQKNWKS, from the coding sequence ATGAATAAAAAAGTTGTGCAGATTATCGTCATTGCGATGATTATCCTACTGGCATTACCAGTGCTCATTGCCCCGGCCTTGTCTGCTGAGCTACCGAGTGGAGAACAGGTCTTTGAATCAACTTGCGCTGGTTGCCATATCAACGGTGGCAATATTATTCGCCGTGGCAAAAATCTCAAACAACGGGCGATGGAAAAACATGGTTATACTTCCGTCGAAAGCATCGCAGAGATTGTCGCGAACGGTAAAGGTAATATGTCGGCCTACGGCGATCGCCTCACCAGTGAAGAGATCCAAGCCGTTTCAGAATATGTGTTAGCGCAATCCCAGAAAAACTGGAAATCCTAA
- a CDS encoding HD domain-containing phosphohydrolase, giving the protein MTESSLSLAHLDNNHKALMAKIYGGSESRQRIALIEKLLAIGTALSSASDLGELLQLILLKCCEITKSDAGSVYLMDSRDESNPKLIFKATQNTSLPNIPFEEFSLPLNPKSLAGYVAITGETLSIEDAYNLPETAPYHFDRDFDQKFSYRTCSVLVLPMQDQKANTIGVLQLINRKMESDVTITPANALQVTQSYSMWEETILRSLASQAAISIERNLLQDDIENLFEGFVKASVKAIESRDPTTSGHSERVALLTVGLAEEVSRISNGKLRQEYFGDRQLQEIRYAALLHDFGKIGVPEAILNKRQKLYPGNLEVIRQRFAVAKRTLQWECAQQKFQYLVEHPHAHTKDEAACPHCEKLRQMDEEIDKTLNQLDEYLGLVEKFNRPEAIATKQFEILSEQVFYEFTKLAQYRYRDVDGQLKAIVSEADLEQLLLPRGNLNPEERQAIESHVSQTYEFLKEIPWTKELKNVPDLAYGHHEKLDGTGYPRGLKGDEIPIQTQMMTIADIYDALTAADRPYKKPLPVPVVVRILREEVERAHLSDDLVEVFVNRGVFRVLGHSL; this is encoded by the coding sequence ATGACCGAAAGTTCTCTTTCCCTTGCCCATCTCGATAACAACCATAAAGCCTTAATGGCGAAGATTTATGGTGGCTCTGAGTCACGACAGCGCATTGCCCTCATCGAAAAGTTATTGGCCATTGGGACAGCGCTTTCTAGTGCCAGTGATCTAGGTGAACTGTTGCAGCTCATTCTGCTTAAATGTTGCGAAATCACAAAGAGTGATGCGGGTAGTGTTTATTTAATGGACTCGCGGGATGAATCAAATCCAAAACTAATTTTTAAGGCGACTCAAAATACCTCTCTGCCGAATATTCCGTTTGAGGAATTTTCGCTCCCTCTCAATCCGAAAAGCTTAGCTGGCTATGTTGCGATTACTGGTGAAACGCTCAGTATCGAGGATGCCTACAATTTACCGGAGACGGCACCGTATCATTTTGACCGCGATTTTGACCAAAAATTTAGCTATCGCACCTGCTCGGTATTGGTCTTACCGATGCAAGATCAAAAGGCCAATACCATTGGTGTTCTGCAACTGATTAATCGAAAAATGGAAAGTGATGTCACGATTACGCCAGCGAATGCGCTGCAAGTGACCCAATCCTATTCGATGTGGGAAGAAACAATTTTGCGCTCTCTCGCCTCCCAAGCAGCGATTTCCATTGAGCGTAATTTGCTCCAAGATGATATCGAAAACTTGTTTGAGGGCTTTGTCAAAGCGTCGGTGAAAGCGATTGAATCCCGTGACCCAACGACTTCTGGTCATTCGGAACGGGTGGCATTGCTTACGGTGGGATTAGCGGAGGAAGTATCACGTATTTCTAACGGTAAGCTCAGGCAAGAATATTTTGGCGATCGCCAACTACAGGAGATTCGCTATGCGGCATTGCTCCATGATTTCGGTAAAATCGGTGTTCCAGAGGCGATTCTCAATAAACGCCAAAAACTGTATCCCGGCAACTTAGAAGTGATTCGTCAACGGTTTGCTGTGGCCAAACGTACGTTGCAATGGGAATGTGCCCAGCAAAAATTTCAATATTTAGTCGAACATCCCCACGCCCACACTAAGGATGAAGCCGCTTGCCCCCACTGCGAAAAACTTCGCCAGATGGACGAGGAAATCGACAAAACTCTCAATCAACTTGATGAATATCTTGGGTTGGTGGAAAAGTTTAATCGTCCGGAGGCGATCGCCACGAAGCAGTTTGAAATTTTATCGGAGCAGGTTTTTTACGAATTTACAAAACTCGCCCAATATCGTTATCGCGATGTGGATGGTCAACTCAAAGCCATTGTTAGCGAGGCCGACCTCGAACAGCTCCTATTGCCACGTGGCAACCTCAATCCAGAAGAACGCCAAGCAATTGAATCCCACGTTAGCCAGACCTACGAATTTTTGAAGGAAATACCCTGGACAAAGGAACTCAAAAATGTGCCCGATTTGGCCTACGGACACCACGAAAAACTTGACGGCACAGGCTACCCCCGTGGCCTAAAAGGCGATGAAATTCCCATCCAGACCCAGATGATGACGATCGCCGATATTTACGATGCCCTGACCGCCGCCGATCGCCCCTACAAAAAACCATTACCAGTCCCTGTGGTCGTCAGAATTTTGCGGGAGGAAGTCGAACGTGCCCACCTGAGTGATGATCTTGTAGAGGTATTTGTAAATCGTGGTGTCTTTCGCGTGTTAGGACATTCCCTCTAA
- a CDS encoding cryptochrome/photolyase family protein: MATGIWVLGDQLWQGQAALLQRQKQQNKTPVILIESADYARQRPYHYQKLVLVWSAMRHFAEELRDAGWSVEYAIAEDFLSPLQDWIKKNEITELLIMEPGDRPFADLIKNLDLDCQITFVPNNHFLWSREEFQDWAKGRKRLVLEDFYREGRKRFNILMDGKKPVGGKWNFDKDNRRPPKKNINPPKPQWFEPDDITQAVIERVKSLDLNGYGKIEPFQWAVTQSQAKDIFQHFLATGLEKFGTFQDAMVEGEETLWHSLISPYLNIGLLQPLDLIQTVAAAYTTGGIPLNNIEGFIRQVLGWREYLYGIYHHVETDYPKNNYFDHQIPLPDFFWDSSKTDLNCLKQTLAQTERTGYAHHIQRLMVLSNFGLIVGINPQALEAWFHAAFIDAYDWVMQTNVIGMGQFADGGILATKPYAASANYINKMSNYCSSCRYNKGDRHGENACPFNTFYWDFLDRHQEKLRSQGRMNLILKNLERIDAPELSKIRQQAVQWRERLRPEPS; the protein is encoded by the coding sequence ATGGCTACGGGAATTTGGGTATTGGGGGATCAGCTGTGGCAAGGACAGGCAGCCCTTTTACAGCGACAAAAACAGCAAAACAAGACCCCTGTTATTTTGATCGAATCGGCGGATTATGCCCGTCAGCGTCCCTATCACTACCAAAAATTAGTGCTCGTCTGGTCTGCCATGCGTCACTTCGCTGAAGAGTTGCGCGATGCTGGCTGGTCAGTAGAGTACGCGATCGCCGAAGATTTTCTCTCCCCTCTCCAAGATTGGATTAAAAAAAACGAGATTACTGAACTGCTGATCATGGAGCCCGGCGATCGCCCCTTTGCAGATCTCATTAAAAATCTTGATCTAGACTGCCAAATTACCTTTGTCCCCAACAATCATTTTTTGTGGAGTCGCGAGGAATTTCAAGACTGGGCAAAAGGACGCAAACGACTCGTTCTCGAAGACTTTTACCGCGAAGGACGCAAACGCTTCAACATCCTCATGGACGGGAAAAAGCCCGTTGGCGGCAAGTGGAATTTCGATAAAGACAACCGCCGACCACCCAAGAAAAATATCAATCCTCCCAAGCCCCAGTGGTTTGAACCAGACGACATCACCCAAGCCGTTATCGAGCGCGTCAAATCTCTAGATCTCAACGGCTATGGCAAAATTGAACCTTTTCAATGGGCCGTTACCCAATCCCAAGCAAAGGACATTTTTCAGCATTTCCTAGCAACAGGACTAGAAAAATTTGGCACATTTCAAGATGCCATGGTTGAGGGCGAAGAGACCCTGTGGCACTCCCTTATTTCACCCTACTTAAATATAGGCTTACTCCAGCCCCTAGATCTGATTCAAACGGTCGCCGCAGCCTACACGACCGGAGGTATTCCCCTCAACAATATCGAAGGCTTTATTCGGCAAGTTTTAGGGTGGCGTGAGTACCTATATGGTATTTACCATCATGTTGAGACAGATTACCCTAAAAATAACTATTTCGATCACCAAATTCCCCTACCAGACTTCTTTTGGGACAGCTCCAAAACTGATTTAAATTGCCTTAAACAGACCCTAGCCCAAACCGAGCGCACCGGCTATGCCCACCATATTCAACGCTTAATGGTTCTGAGTAATTTTGGTTTAATTGTCGGTATTAATCCCCAGGCATTAGAAGCATGGTTCCATGCGGCTTTTATTGATGCCTACGATTGGGTTATGCAAACAAATGTTATTGGGATGGGACAATTTGCTGATGGTGGAATCTTAGCGACAAAACCCTATGCAGCCTCGGCAAATTATATTAATAAAATGAGTAATTATTGCTCTAGTTGTCGCTACAATAAAGGCGATCGCCACGGTGAAAACGCTTGTCCATTTAACACTTTTTACTGGGATTTTCTAGACCGACATCAAGAAAAACTCCGGTCACAGGGGCGCATGAACCTGATTTTAAAAAATTTAGAGCGTATAGATGCACCAGAGCTTTCAAAGATTCGGCAACAGGCAGTACAGTGGCGAGAACGGTTACGCCCAGAGCCTTCCTAG